The Triticum aestivum cultivar Chinese Spring chromosome 3A, IWGSC CS RefSeq v2.1, whole genome shotgun sequence genome includes a region encoding these proteins:
- the LOC123059692 gene encoding very-long-chain (3R)-3-hydroxyacyl-CoA dehydratase PASTICCINO 2A-like → MFLVMYPVGINSEVGSIYIALQFIKAWEKYRIRMPNKWNYSFDYFYASILVLLVYVPGSPHMYTYMLGQRKKALAKSKIA, encoded by the exons ATGTTCCTAGTCATGTACCCAGTTGGCATCAACAGCGAGGTTGGCTCGATATACATTGCCTTGCAGTTCATCAAG GCATGGGAGAAGTACCGCATCAGAATGCCCAACAAATGGAACTATTCATTTGATTACTTCTACGCATCAATCCTGGTACTCCTAGTCTATGTTCCAG GAAGCCCACATATGTACACCTACATGCTTGGGCAGCGCAAGAAGGCGCTTGCAAAATCAAAGATCGCGTAA